The following coding sequences lie in one Vibrio sp. ED004 genomic window:
- a CDS encoding efflux RND transporter periplasmic adaptor subunit, with protein MKFKKLSKTIALALFAFNTTPTLAQDSPLVPVTVEKAHTQAFTSSIREVGKIRATDSAALTFSASDKILTIHFKDGDSVKKGELIAQLDNTKAKADLDKARSSLALAKSKLKRVRELLKKQPDSMSQQDVEELKEQANLAAADFRQKEALMNDYLLVAPFDGQLTNFSHSVGSKIDSSTALVSLIKLDPVEVQYAIGQSDLGNAKLGQTVSIQVDAFPGESFEGVVDYIAPAVDESSGRVEVHAHVTNPEHRLVPGMFAKLSQMTSEDSMQIVVSQNSVQAKDAKRFVWVVNGNNIEQRIVELGVNTNDGYVVVEKGLELGESVVATGQQNLKVESLVKVMNPNAEVKSTEPTQEQHPIEPSVDWTKQSPKVKAELLEEASTEVPKTNDVMAKPVEIEPSKDSKNTVNSGKEATTEENVNEAS; from the coding sequence ATGAAATTTAAAAAGCTTAGTAAAACCATTGCTTTGGCACTATTCGCCTTTAATACAACACCGACGCTAGCACAAGACTCACCATTGGTGCCCGTCACGGTCGAAAAAGCGCATACACAGGCTTTTACTTCATCTATTCGAGAAGTGGGCAAGATTAGAGCGACAGATTCTGCCGCGCTTACTTTCAGTGCTTCCGACAAAATTCTTACTATTCATTTCAAAGATGGCGACTCCGTCAAAAAAGGCGAATTGATCGCGCAACTCGACAATACTAAGGCCAAGGCCGATCTTGATAAGGCACGAAGCTCACTCGCGCTTGCAAAATCAAAGCTAAAACGAGTACGTGAGTTACTCAAGAAGCAACCGGATTCCATGTCTCAGCAAGATGTTGAAGAGCTTAAAGAGCAAGCGAATCTCGCGGCGGCTGATTTTCGTCAGAAAGAAGCACTGATGAACGACTATTTATTAGTAGCGCCTTTTGATGGACAACTCACTAACTTCAGTCATTCAGTAGGCAGTAAAATTGATAGTTCAACGGCATTGGTCAGCTTGATCAAGCTTGATCCTGTTGAGGTGCAATACGCGATTGGCCAGTCTGACTTGGGTAATGCAAAGCTAGGTCAAACAGTGTCTATCCAAGTGGATGCTTTTCCGGGCGAATCGTTCGAAGGTGTGGTTGATTATATTGCGCCCGCTGTTGATGAAAGCTCTGGCCGTGTTGAGGTTCACGCACACGTCACCAACCCTGAACACCGTTTAGTTCCAGGTATGTTTGCCAAATTAAGTCAAATGACCAGTGAAGATTCAATGCAAATAGTGGTTTCGCAAAACTCGGTTCAAGCCAAGGACGCTAAACGTTTTGTATGGGTGGTGAATGGCAACAACATCGAACAACGAATTGTAGAGTTGGGAGTTAACACCAATGACGGCTATGTGGTGGTTGAGAAGGGACTTGAGCTAGGCGAAAGCGTCGTAGCTACCGGACAACAGAATCTCAAAGTTGAATCTTTGGTTAAAGTGATGAACCCAAATGCTGAGGTGAAATCCACTGAGCCAACTCAAGAGCAACATCCAATTGAGCCTTCTGTCGATTGGACAAAACAATCACCAAAAGTAAAAGCTGAACTGCTTGAGGAAGCGAGTACAGAAGTTCCAAAAACGAACGACGTGATGGCAAAACCCGTCGAAATCGAACCATCGAAGGATTCAAAAAATACCGTAAATTCAGGCAAGGAAGCAACGACCGAGGAGAACGTGAATGAAGCTTCCTGA
- a CDS encoding efflux RND transporter permease subunit, translating into MKLPEICIKHPVFASVLSIAIVLLGLLSFQKLSIQYFPDHKTPSATVTAAINGASAEFMSRNVADKVITAATGLDSVKTMTTDCQEGTCNLKIIFEDDIDEVEYTSLMNNLRSSVEAIGDFPPSMTDKPTVTDDSSDTSMPSNIITFVNTGKMSKQEMYDYISQQVVPQFKHIQGVGGIWGPYGGSEKAVRVWLQPDRMMALNMSASDVVGTLSSYNATFTAGTIKGQVRDFSINPVNQVTSVDDVRDLVVRVDNGKIIRIGDIAEVKMGEESLTPSILRVDDNLAMSIQVLPLKSENPVTVANKVKKQIDLIQPQLPEGIEMKMVYNQADFIKTAIDEGFMTLVEAIVLVSVVVVLFLGSVRVASIPIITIPVCVIGVFAVMHVLGFSINVLTILAIILAIGLVVDDAIVVAENCYRHIEEGETPFNAAIKGCREIVFPVIAMTLTLAVVYLPIGLMAGLTADLFRQFAFTLAAAVIISGFVALTLSPMMSAYLMKPVSTPAKWYQKVDAKLNVLSDVYTKELGKWFERKALMSGIALVLIALSALAVWKMPQVLLPTEDTGFVEVTSTPPTGVGRQYHLDNNEQLNSVFKGDESVEANLSYIEGTPTNHVLLKPWGERDQSADELVNEFIAKAQSSVSAYGMSFKFRSADNLNIATNMILELTTVNRDTTVLSETASKVVEALENYEGVTNIKNSMLRDQLRYDLSIDRNAIVLSGVDYGNVTNALSTFLGSVKAADLQADDGYTYPIQVQVNLSDLGDFKVLDKLYVDSQSGQRLPLSQFVSIKQVTSESNFKTFMGKDSAEITADLMPGYTASDVKAYIDDTVPSLLKPAQSYEFNGIVKDLVDSTAGAQVLFVLALIFIFLILAAQFESFVDPMIILLTVPLCIVGAILTLSVFGQSLNIYSKIGLLTLVGLVTKHGILLVEFANEKRKSGASAQEAAISSARSRLRPILMTSLTMILGSLPLALADGPGSLGRINIGLVLVGGLSVGTFFSLFLVPVAYVGMANLKQMDVLTRLRTKPA; encoded by the coding sequence ATGAAGCTTCCTGAGATTTGTATTAAACACCCTGTATTTGCATCAGTGCTGAGTATCGCCATTGTGTTACTTGGCCTGTTGTCATTTCAGAAATTATCGATTCAGTATTTCCCTGACCACAAAACGCCTTCTGCGACGGTAACTGCTGCGATAAATGGTGCGAGTGCGGAGTTTATGTCGCGTAACGTGGCAGACAAAGTGATCACTGCAGCAACGGGTCTTGATAGCGTTAAGACCATGACTACGGATTGTCAGGAAGGAACCTGTAATCTCAAAATCATCTTTGAAGACGACATCGATGAAGTTGAATACACAAGCCTGATGAACAACCTGCGCAGCAGTGTCGAAGCGATTGGTGATTTTCCGCCGAGTATGACGGACAAGCCAACGGTAACGGATGACTCTTCTGACACCAGCATGCCGAGTAACATCATCACTTTTGTGAACACTGGCAAGATGTCTAAACAAGAGATGTACGACTACATCAGCCAACAAGTAGTGCCGCAATTTAAGCATATTCAAGGTGTCGGTGGTATTTGGGGGCCGTACGGCGGCAGTGAGAAAGCGGTGCGTGTTTGGTTACAGCCAGATCGCATGATGGCGCTTAATATGAGTGCTTCTGACGTAGTAGGTACATTGAGCTCATACAACGCGACGTTTACTGCGGGTACGATTAAAGGTCAGGTGCGAGATTTCTCAATCAACCCAGTCAATCAAGTGACCAGTGTTGATGATGTAAGAGACTTGGTGGTGCGTGTCGATAACGGCAAGATCATTCGAATCGGTGACATTGCTGAAGTCAAAATGGGTGAAGAGAGCTTAACGCCAAGTATTCTCCGTGTAGACGACAACCTAGCGATGTCGATTCAGGTACTGCCACTGAAAAGTGAAAACCCAGTCACCGTCGCCAATAAAGTGAAGAAGCAAATCGACCTGATTCAACCTCAGTTGCCAGAAGGTATTGAGATGAAAATGGTCTACAACCAAGCAGACTTCATTAAAACGGCGATTGATGAAGGCTTCATGACTTTGGTTGAAGCTATTGTCCTTGTTTCTGTTGTCGTCGTTCTGTTCTTAGGCTCTGTTCGTGTGGCTTCGATTCCGATCATCACCATTCCCGTGTGTGTGATTGGGGTGTTTGCAGTTATGCATGTACTTGGTTTTAGCATCAATGTACTGACGATTTTGGCGATCATCCTTGCGATTGGTTTAGTGGTCGACGATGCGATTGTTGTTGCTGAGAACTGCTACCGTCATATCGAAGAGGGTGAGACACCGTTTAATGCGGCAATTAAAGGGTGTCGAGAGATCGTCTTCCCTGTGATTGCGATGACGCTTACCTTAGCTGTTGTGTATTTGCCTATTGGTCTAATGGCGGGCTTAACCGCTGATCTGTTTAGACAATTTGCTTTCACGCTAGCAGCAGCGGTGATTATTTCTGGTTTTGTGGCATTAACGCTCTCGCCAATGATGAGTGCATATTTGATGAAGCCAGTTTCAACGCCAGCGAAGTGGTATCAAAAGGTTGATGCAAAGCTTAACGTTCTGTCTGACGTGTACACCAAGGAACTAGGTAAGTGGTTCGAGCGTAAAGCCCTGATGAGCGGCATTGCCTTGGTTCTAATTGCGTTATCTGCGTTAGCGGTTTGGAAGATGCCTCAAGTGCTGCTCCCAACGGAAGACACGGGTTTTGTTGAGGTGACGTCAACGCCTCCAACAGGAGTAGGTCGCCAGTATCACCTAGATAACAACGAACAATTAAACAGCGTGTTCAAAGGCGATGAATCGGTTGAAGCTAATCTGTCTTACATCGAAGGCACACCGACCAATCACGTGTTGCTAAAACCATGGGGAGAGCGTGACCAATCTGCAGATGAGTTGGTGAACGAGTTTATTGCCAAAGCGCAAAGTTCAGTCTCTGCGTATGGCATGTCTTTCAAGTTTCGCTCTGCGGATAACTTGAACATTGCGACTAACATGATTCTCGAACTCACGACCGTGAACCGTGATACGACAGTGTTGTCTGAAACGGCGAGCAAAGTGGTAGAGGCACTTGAGAATTACGAGGGCGTGACCAACATTAAAAACTCGATGTTGCGTGACCAGCTACGTTATGACTTGTCGATTGATCGCAATGCAATTGTGCTATCTGGCGTGGATTATGGCAATGTCACCAATGCGTTATCGACATTTCTGGGTTCAGTGAAAGCGGCGGATCTACAAGCGGATGATGGCTATACTTACCCAATCCAAGTTCAAGTAAACCTGAGTGATCTTGGTGATTTCAAGGTATTGGATAAGCTGTATGTGGATTCACAGTCGGGTCAAAGGCTTCCTTTGTCTCAGTTTGTATCGATTAAACAAGTCACATCGGAATCGAACTTCAAGACATTCATGGGTAAAGACAGTGCTGAAATTACGGCTGACTTAATGCCCGGATACACGGCAAGTGACGTGAAAGCGTATATTGATGACACAGTACCAAGCTTATTGAAACCTGCTCAAAGCTACGAATTCAACGGCATTGTAAAAGACCTCGTTGATTCAACCGCTGGTGCACAGGTGCTGTTCGTATTGGCGCTGATTTTTATCTTCCTGATTCTGGCAGCGCAATTTGAAAGCTTTGTCGATCCTATGATCATCTTGCTAACGGTTCCATTGTGTATCGTCGGTGCGATTTTAACGCTGTCGGTATTTGGTCAAAGCCTTAATATTTACTCTAAGATCGGCTTGCTGACTTTGGTTGGGCTTGTCACTAAACATGGTATCTTGCTGGTGGAGTTTGCAAACGAGAAACGTAAATCGGGTGCGAGTGCGCAAGAAGCGGCGATCAGCAGTGCACGTTCAAGATTGCGTCCTATCTTGATGACGTCACTCACAATGATCCTCGGTTCACTGCCGCTAGCGCTGGCTGATGGACCGGGTTCATTGGGTCGTATTAATATTGGTTTGGTACTGGTAGGTGGCTTGTCTGTTGGAACTTTCTTCTCATTGTTCTTAGTGCCAGTCGCGTATGTCGGTATGGCGAACCTAAAGCAAATGGATGTGTTGACTCGATTGAGAACTAAGCCAGCCTAA
- a CDS encoding lipase has translation MTTPVKCESYEGAVLKEFNKPYLCGLITLALLGCQSEDSTQEAVSVLVPYNINELPKPNDGYGYDDDGTITGVGEHAAAMSSTNDAYYQDYNNSYAALDGWGLCAEPILIPLQSVNSDKRFPLNNETLAENVVLIDEESGEEVGTQISADGSNIIIQCESGLKEDTTYSIVVTDGVKTEFDEPLKADASFEQLIYSEAQFNNDKEQDLHTQVISAINSYEELYPGKGIPVYAAQFKTQSSYAPLDAMKRNHLQYGSPFTQAEPVIVEEKRGYNLYTRVLKIPSYLPFTKERESECIVDEFDPKENCPPLYEWITNTSGTFPTAENAMPQITENLEITADIYVPKEFKWNSFVELPVAIFIHGVTAERGTASLMAAEYTKRGYTVVAIDMPYHGERMRYDASPEHVEISARANKAFFINIDSPLALRSNLQQSVSDFLGLRYALSQEGWVDNNKVHLIGQSLGGIMSVMVSEFSQPTRDLGDNSDFAFNTVNYVVPGQGLTNLVLSSQTLGPEMSEGVKKSPDVQRGIAETVIPDICTTEETNQECIESLREFVALSTDNALLVSQLENDIFDLVVTDLKQGVQATIDSADPASFISRQVEAEQPTLLLAAVGDCGETCDVGVDYVPDSVIPNTAPDNIRTGTEPLITALGLDPITGTSDNKNEKRGAVRTTTGGHGTYLFPYEGPVDEDGLPGMPGENMSDVLEAVDTQQIAVASMVMSDGAVVVINNEDHIETEVPQDEE, from the coding sequence ATGACCACACCAGTTAAATGCGAAAGCTACGAAGGAGCTGTTTTGAAAGAATTCAATAAGCCATATTTATGTGGACTAATCACGCTTGCCTTACTCGGCTGTCAGTCTGAAGACTCGACTCAAGAAGCCGTTTCAGTATTAGTTCCTTACAACATTAATGAATTACCAAAACCGAACGATGGATACGGGTATGACGACGACGGAACCATTACCGGAGTCGGTGAACACGCTGCCGCAATGTCATCGACCAATGATGCCTATTATCAGGACTACAACAACTCATACGCCGCTTTAGATGGCTGGGGACTTTGTGCAGAGCCTATTTTAATTCCGCTACAAAGCGTTAATTCTGATAAACGTTTTCCACTGAATAATGAAACCTTAGCAGAGAATGTAGTGCTAATTGATGAAGAATCAGGTGAGGAAGTTGGCACTCAAATATCCGCTGATGGTTCCAATATTATTATTCAGTGTGAATCAGGATTAAAAGAAGATACGACTTATTCGATCGTTGTGACTGATGGAGTTAAAACTGAATTTGACGAACCTTTAAAAGCAGACGCCAGTTTTGAGCAATTAATATACTCCGAGGCACAATTTAATAACGACAAAGAACAAGATCTCCATACTCAAGTTATCAGCGCTATAAACTCATATGAAGAATTATATCCGGGTAAAGGAATTCCGGTATATGCCGCGCAGTTTAAAACTCAGAGTTCTTATGCTCCATTGGATGCAATGAAAAGAAACCATCTGCAATATGGTAGTCCATTCACCCAAGCAGAGCCTGTAATTGTAGAGGAAAAGCGAGGATATAACCTATATACAAGAGTACTCAAAATTCCGTCGTACTTACCTTTTACAAAAGAGAGGGAGTCGGAATGTATCGTCGATGAGTTTGATCCGAAAGAAAATTGTCCGCCACTTTATGAATGGATTACCAACACTTCTGGCACTTTTCCAACGGCAGAAAATGCGATGCCTCAAATAACAGAAAATCTTGAGATTACGGCAGATATATACGTACCGAAAGAGTTCAAGTGGAATAGTTTTGTAGAGTTACCTGTTGCGATCTTTATTCATGGTGTCACAGCAGAGCGCGGTACTGCTTCTTTGATGGCTGCTGAATATACAAAAAGAGGCTATACCGTTGTTGCGATTGACATGCCATATCACGGGGAACGCATGCGTTATGACGCAAGTCCTGAACATGTGGAAATAAGCGCTAGAGCAAACAAAGCGTTTTTTATAAATATAGATTCACCTTTGGCGCTGCGTTCTAATCTTCAGCAGTCCGTGTCTGATTTCTTAGGGCTTCGTTATGCGCTGAGCCAAGAGGGTTGGGTTGATAACAATAAGGTTCACTTAATCGGGCAGTCGTTGGGGGGAATTATGTCGGTGATGGTCAGTGAATTCAGCCAACCTACTCGTGATTTAGGTGATAACTCAGACTTTGCATTTAACACGGTGAATTATGTTGTTCCGGGGCAGGGGCTGACTAACTTGGTTTTGTCTTCGCAAACGTTGGGTCCTGAGATGTCTGAAGGTGTAAAGAAGTCTCCAGACGTTCAGCGTGGCATTGCTGAGACTGTCATTCCTGATATCTGTACCACGGAGGAGACGAACCAAGAGTGTATTGAATCGTTACGAGAGTTTGTAGCACTTTCAACAGATAACGCGCTGCTTGTGAGTCAGTTGGAGAATGACATCTTTGATCTTGTGGTAACTGACCTTAAACAAGGGGTTCAAGCAACGATTGATAGTGCCGATCCTGCTAGCTTCATCTCTCGTCAAGTTGAGGCTGAGCAACCAACGCTTTTGTTAGCAGCGGTCGGAGATTGTGGTGAAACCTGTGATGTAGGTGTCGATTACGTGCCAGACAGCGTAATTCCAAACACTGCACCAGATAACATTCGCACTGGTACCGAGCCACTTATTACTGCACTTGGGTTAGATCCAATAACAGGCACATCAGACAATAAAAATGAAAAGCGTGGCGCTGTTAGAACTACCACGGGTGGGCACGGTACATATTTGTTCCCGTATGAAGGTCCTGTTGATGAAGACGGGCTACCGGGTATGCCGGGAGAAAACATGTCTGACGTACTTGAAGCTGTGGACACTCAACAAATTGCCGTTGCTTCAATGGTAATGAGTGACGGTGCAGTAGTTGTCATAAATAACGAAGATCACATCGAAACAGAGGTGCCTCAAGATGAAGAATAA
- the dcuC gene encoding anaerobic C4-dicarboxylate transporter DcuC yields the protein MLELLIGLVITIAVGYFIVKGYKAAGVLLTAGLALLLITGLIGHTVLPAKVASTGNMVTDSLEFVKYMLQYRGGGLGMQIMLLCGFASYMTHIGANNVVVKQFSKPLSVIKSPYALLVSAYIVACLMSLAVSSATGLGVLLMATLFPMMTAMGISRPAAVAVCASPAAIILSPTSGDVVIAAEKSGLDLDVFAVQTVLPVSICAIIVMAAAAFFWNKYLDKKENTPMEKVDVSEIETTAPAFYAALPFLPIIGVFLFNGRTIPGLKLDIYTIVVGSIFVGAIIDYVVKKFDGEKTLEDLDSCYQGMAEAFKGVVMLLVAAGVFAQGLMSIGAIDNLIGLAEAAGAGGIALMLILTGLTVAAAIATGSGNAPFYAFVELAPSLAAKMGLNPAFLIIPMLQASNLGRTISPVSGVVVATSGMGKISPFEVVKRTSVPVICGLITVIFGTLVLVPMTA from the coding sequence ATGTTAGAGCTCTTGATCGGATTAGTGATTACCATCGCTGTTGGTTACTTTATTGTAAAAGGCTATAAAGCAGCGGGTGTATTATTAACTGCTGGCCTTGCCCTACTTCTTATTACTGGCCTTATTGGTCACACAGTTTTACCAGCTAAGGTAGCTTCAACAGGTAACATGGTTACCGATTCACTAGAATTCGTTAAGTACATGCTTCAGTACCGTGGCGGCGGCCTAGGTATGCAAATCATGCTTCTTTGTGGTTTCGCTTCTTACATGACTCACATCGGCGCAAACAACGTGGTAGTGAAACAGTTCTCTAAGCCACTGTCTGTAATCAAATCTCCATACGCACTGCTTGTTTCTGCGTACATCGTAGCGTGTCTAATGTCTCTTGCAGTAAGTTCTGCAACAGGCCTTGGAGTACTATTGATGGCAACACTATTCCCAATGATGACGGCAATGGGTATCTCTCGCCCTGCTGCGGTTGCGGTATGTGCTTCACCAGCAGCAATCATTCTTTCTCCTACATCAGGTGATGTTGTTATTGCTGCAGAAAAATCAGGCTTAGACCTAGATGTGTTTGCGGTTCAAACGGTATTGCCAGTGTCTATCTGTGCAATCATCGTAATGGCTGCAGCGGCTTTCTTCTGGAACAAGTACCTAGATAAGAAAGAAAACACACCAATGGAAAAAGTAGACGTTTCTGAAATTGAAACAACGGCGCCAGCTTTCTACGCTGCTCTACCATTCCTACCAATCATCGGTGTTTTCCTATTCAACGGGCGTACGATCCCAGGCCTTAAGCTTGATATCTACACTATCGTTGTTGGCTCTATCTTCGTAGGCGCAATCATCGATTACGTCGTGAAGAAGTTCGACGGTGAGAAAACGCTAGAAGACCTGGACTCTTGTTACCAAGGCATGGCAGAAGCATTCAAAGGCGTGGTAATGCTGTTGGTTGCGGCGGGTGTATTTGCTCAAGGCCTAATGTCTATCGGCGCGATTGATAACCTAATCGGCCTTGCTGAAGCAGCAGGTGCTGGCGGTATCGCACTGATGCTTATCCTGACAGGTCTTACGGTTGCTGCAGCTATCGCGACAGGTTCTGGTAACGCACCTTTCTACGCTTTCGTAGAGCTTGCGCCATCATTAGCAGCGAAAATGGGACTAAACCCTGCGTTCCTAATAATTCCAATGCTTCAAGCATCAAACCTAGGTCGTACTATCTCTCCAGTATCTGGCGTAGTAGTAGCAACATCAGGTATGGGTAAAATCAGTCCATTCGAAGTTGTTAAACGTACATCAGTACCAGTAATCTGTGGTCTTATCACGGTTATCTTCGGCACACTAGTATTGGTTCCAATGACGGCTTAA
- a CDS encoding polysaccharide lyase family 7 protein, whose translation MKTSWFIGKVRLPFCITNHFVMFNYQQPLKYLKIAVFISSGLLLAGCEANAKSHQSALTTCTDCNWNIEQWKITLPVSGDDYYNNGRSSAAELIPQECNGKEYLTNGTNLPWFSRESVNGEERLKFTVDLGGQVSTTPNTKYVRSELRELYNYDSENRCSTKEQNWAVTGTHELKATLSVDQFPDKEVTGSDPKVVLGQIHGKDIKQALVKLQWDGENKPVRVVLNDSFLSGNKVCSDCKPFSVNLGYAPANLDWDYTIRLDDQGIYLSTLINDELTEQFLPWGVETEDRDGNKVTLSKAWLEEEYYFKAGLYAQIKPSREFAGQVFSVSFSKINIDHN comes from the coding sequence ATGAAAACCTCATGGTTTATCGGTAAAGTTCGCCTACCTTTTTGTATTACAAATCACTTTGTTATGTTCAACTATCAACAACCTTTAAAATACCTCAAAATTGCTGTGTTTATTTCTAGCGGTTTATTACTCGCGGGCTGTGAAGCTAACGCTAAAAGCCATCAATCAGCCCTTACAACCTGTACCGACTGTAACTGGAACATAGAGCAATGGAAAATCACCCTTCCTGTCAGTGGCGACGATTACTACAACAATGGTCGTAGCAGCGCAGCCGAGCTCATCCCCCAGGAATGTAATGGTAAAGAGTACTTAACCAACGGCACCAATCTACCTTGGTTCTCTCGTGAATCAGTTAACGGTGAAGAGCGTCTCAAATTTACAGTAGATCTTGGCGGCCAAGTTTCTACTACGCCAAACACAAAATACGTTCGTTCTGAGCTTCGTGAGCTCTACAACTATGATTCCGAAAATCGTTGCAGCACTAAAGAGCAAAACTGGGCAGTGACAGGAACACATGAACTCAAAGCAACACTAAGCGTTGATCAATTTCCGGATAAAGAAGTAACTGGCAGTGACCCAAAAGTGGTTCTTGGCCAAATTCATGGTAAAGACATTAAACAAGCGCTCGTGAAATTGCAGTGGGATGGTGAAAACAAACCAGTACGTGTCGTTCTAAATGATTCCTTTCTTTCAGGAAACAAAGTCTGTAGCGACTGTAAGCCTTTTAGTGTCAACCTAGGCTATGCACCTGCGAACCTTGATTGGGATTATACAATTCGTCTCGATGACCAGGGTATTTACCTTTCAACACTCATTAATGATGAATTAACAGAGCAGTTTTTACCTTGGGGTGTCGAAACAGAAGACCGCGATGGCAACAAGGTTACCCTTTCAAAGGCATGGTTAGAGGAAGAGTATTACTTTAAAGCCGGCCTTTACGCTCAAATAAAACCTTCAAGAGAGTTTGCAGGGCAAGTGTTCTCGGTCAGTTTCTCGAAGATCAATATTGATCATAACTAA
- a CDS encoding outer membrane protein transport protein, whose product MKNKLLLGTAVALVPCLTNAAGFQLNAQSATGLGRAFAGDAVMADSAAIVAKNSAAMAYIEQPMLSVGAVYIDSGIDVSNVSYTPLMGDTTSLDDQELSAGTLVPNIHYVHPIQDSKFTLGATVHSNFGTDVEFDDSFSADEFGGKTALSSINVGFAVAYELSEKINLGAGIDVIYGEGEIHRNNLLDVDADGFGLGANVGATYQVNERNKFGITYRYSPDIEVEGDITKGGVAADKMNVPLPDTLEFSGWHQLNEQWAFHYSLQWVNWSEFDSLTSDSYDDSIKEYQWKDAGHVSVGGTYTMSKDIILRAGYMYDVSPTDELTSLSIPDVNRHWVTVGGTYHLTPASSVDLGVGFIIGESQHVDESLTTIPGSQSNISADVTADALLVGVQYQHRF is encoded by the coding sequence ATGAAGAATAAACTTTTATTGGGCACCGCAGTTGCTCTTGTCCCTTGTCTAACCAACGCAGCTGGTTTTCAACTGAACGCACAATCTGCAACTGGCTTAGGTCGTGCATTCGCGGGTGATGCTGTAATGGCAGATAGCGCAGCGATTGTAGCGAAGAACAGTGCTGCAATGGCTTACATCGAGCAACCTATGTTGTCGGTAGGTGCTGTCTATATCGATAGCGGAATTGATGTATCGAACGTCAGTTACACACCTTTAATGGGTGATACCACATCATTAGATGATCAAGAACTTAGCGCGGGTACGTTAGTACCGAACATCCACTACGTCCATCCAATTCAAGACTCAAAGTTCACTTTGGGTGCTACCGTGCATTCCAATTTCGGCACTGATGTTGAGTTTGATGACTCATTTTCAGCAGATGAGTTTGGAGGAAAAACGGCACTCTCAAGCATCAACGTTGGCTTTGCTGTCGCTTATGAATTATCTGAAAAGATCAACTTGGGCGCAGGTATTGATGTTATCTACGGTGAAGGTGAAATTCACCGTAATAACCTACTTGATGTTGATGCCGACGGTTTTGGTTTAGGTGCCAATGTTGGTGCAACGTATCAGGTAAATGAGCGCAATAAATTTGGTATTACTTACCGCTATAGCCCGGATATTGAAGTGGAAGGTGACATCACAAAAGGCGGAGTTGCTGCCGACAAAATGAATGTTCCCTTACCAGACACACTCGAGTTTTCTGGGTGGCACCAACTCAACGAACAATGGGCTTTCCACTACAGCTTGCAGTGGGTGAATTGGTCTGAATTTGACTCGTTAACGTCTGATTCATATGACGATTCCATTAAAGAATACCAATGGAAAGATGCGGGACACGTTTCGGTTGGCGGCACTTACACCATGTCAAAAGACATCATTCTAAGAGCGGGTTATATGTATGACGTCTCTCCAACCGATGAACTTACGTCTTTATCTATTCCGGATGTCAATCGTCACTGGGTAACCGTGGGTGGTACCTACCACTTAACTCCCGCGAGTTCTGTCGATCTTGGTGTCGGGTTCATCATTGGTGAATCGCAACACGTTGATGAGAGCTTAACGACGATCCCAGGAAGCCAATCTAATATCTCTGCTGATGTGACCGCCGATGCTTTGCTCGTTGGTGTTCAGTACCAGCATCGCTTTTAG
- a CDS encoding winged helix-turn-helix domain-containing protein: MSAEFIINDDIQVNLEESEIHHFKTGRTYPIGSNESELLKFFISRPNEVITRQVLIEQVWVSKGIYVEDGSLMQTISICRKALEDKSGMIIVTERGKGYRFAGQVTQDKERALRKIQAQPTQQTEQPTESSIEESATAEKTAPTKKTNHVLALIALFMVTAGLSHYLFAYLDRNSLGEDLTGQHFISCTIETDEFTFKELYNVTLYEYKGRKIIIDNSGKSLSFPSEFEGVTCE, encoded by the coding sequence ATGTCTGCTGAATTTATTATCAATGATGATATACAGGTCAATTTAGAAGAGAGTGAAATCCATCACTTTAAGACAGGCCGTACGTACCCAATAGGTTCTAACGAATCAGAGCTCCTTAAGTTTTTTATCTCTAGACCCAATGAGGTGATTACTCGCCAAGTTCTGATTGAGCAAGTGTGGGTGTCGAAAGGTATCTATGTTGAAGATGGCAGCTTAATGCAAACCATCTCTATCTGCCGAAAAGCGCTTGAAGACAAGAGTGGAATGATCATTGTCACTGAACGCGGCAAAGGCTACCGATTTGCAGGGCAAGTAACACAAGATAAAGAACGCGCACTACGTAAAATTCAAGCCCAACCTACGCAACAAACCGAACAACCGACAGAGAGCTCTATAGAAGAAAGCGCGACAGCAGAAAAAACAGCTCCAACAAAAAAGACAAATCATGTGTTAGCGCTAATTGCTTTATTTATGGTAACCGCGGGTTTGTCCCATTATTTGTTTGCTTATTTAGACAGAAATAGCTTAGGTGAAGATCTTACAGGCCAACATTTTATCTCTTGTACAATCGAAACCGACGAGTTCACCTTTAAAGAACTCTACAACGTCACTCTTTATGAATATAAGGGTCGAAAAATCATCATAGATAATTCAGGAAAGTCTTTGAGCTTCCCTAGCGAATTTGAAGGAGTTACTTGTGAATAA